In Kineococcus sp. NBC_00420, a single genomic region encodes these proteins:
- the ligD gene encoding non-homologous end-joining DNA ligase — protein MTGTSGGHDETVVDVEGRHLRLRRLEKVLYPSTGTTKAELLTYVSSVAPALLAQLADRPLTRKRWPDGVGKNSFFEKNVPRGLPDWVRTVELDAPGSTKDRERVRYPLIDDLAGLVWLVNLAALELHVPQWRVGPRGGVHHPDRLVIDLDPGEGTGLAECAEVALAVRERLDADGLECHPVTSGSKGMQLYAKVSGTQDADVLRSYAHRLAREMERDRPELVVSRMTKVLRGGRVLLDWSQNNSAKTTIAPYSPRGRERPCAAAPRTWAELADPGSLRQVSLDEVAARYLGDGDLLAHLGPDAEPGPRVPTS, from the coding sequence GTGACGGGCACCTCCGGGGGGCACGACGAGACCGTCGTCGACGTCGAGGGACGCCACCTCCGGCTGCGGAGGTTGGAGAAGGTCCTCTACCCCTCCACGGGGACGACCAAGGCCGAGCTCCTCACCTACGTGAGTTCCGTGGCCCCGGCCCTGCTGGCGCAGCTCGCCGACCGGCCGCTGACCCGGAAGCGCTGGCCGGACGGGGTCGGGAAGAACTCGTTCTTCGAGAAGAACGTCCCGCGCGGTCTGCCGGACTGGGTGCGAACGGTGGAACTCGACGCCCCCGGCAGCACCAAGGACCGCGAACGCGTCCGCTACCCGTTGATCGACGACCTCGCCGGGCTGGTGTGGCTGGTGAACCTCGCCGCCCTCGAACTGCACGTCCCGCAGTGGCGCGTCGGGCCGCGCGGCGGGGTGCACCACCCCGACCGCCTCGTCATCGACCTCGACCCGGGGGAGGGGACGGGGCTGGCGGAGTGCGCCGAGGTGGCGCTCGCCGTCCGCGAACGCCTCGACGCCGACGGGCTGGAGTGCCACCCCGTGACCTCCGGGTCGAAGGGGATGCAGCTGTACGCGAAGGTCTCGGGGACCCAGGACGCCGACGTCCTGCGCTCCTACGCCCACCGGCTGGCCCGGGAGATGGAACGGGACCGGCCGGAACTCGTCGTCTCGCGCATGACCAAGGTGCTGCGCGGCGGCAGGGTCCTGCTGGACTGGAGCCAGAACAACTCCGCCAAGACCACGATCGCCCCGTACTCCCCGCGGGGGCGCGAACGACCCTGCGCGGCCGCACCCCGCACGTGGGCGGAACTCGCCGACCCGGGGTCGTTGCGGCAGGTGAGCCTGGACGAGGTCGCGGCGCGCTACCTCGGCGACGGTGACCTGCTCGCCCACCTCGGTCCGGACGCCGAGCCCGGACCGCGCGTCCCGACCTCGTGA
- the ligD gene encoding non-homologous end-joining DNA ligase gives MLATAAAASRVPTDADRWAYEVKWDGMRILADVHEGSVLLRSRTGRDVSATFPELTALAEAHADVHLDGEVVALEDGLPSFSALADRMHVRDARSATIAARRTPVTLMAFDVLRLYGVELLDRPWQERRESLDRLQPSGSAWQVSPVYPDAASLLTATREQGLEGIVAKRRTSPYQPGRRSPDWVKHAHRRHQACLVVGWRPVEGAGSRMGGLLLAVPGADGALRYVGRAGSGLGAGMEEELREALAGHELPRPVVDVPRPDSAGAHFTAPVVVVEVRHLGATTGGRLRQPTLRGVRSDLEPSDVREER, from the coding sequence ATGCTCGCGACCGCGGCCGCGGCCTCGCGCGTGCCCACCGACGCCGACCGCTGGGCCTACGAGGTGAAGTGGGACGGCATGCGGATCCTCGCCGACGTCCACGAGGGGAGCGTCCTGCTGCGCTCGCGCACCGGCCGCGACGTCTCGGCCACCTTCCCCGAACTCACCGCGCTCGCCGAGGCGCACGCCGACGTCCACCTCGACGGTGAGGTCGTCGCCCTCGAGGACGGTCTGCCCTCGTTCTCGGCGCTCGCCGACCGGATGCACGTCCGCGACGCGCGGTCGGCGACGATCGCCGCCCGGCGCACCCCGGTGACGCTCATGGCCTTCGACGTCCTGCGGCTGTACGGCGTCGAACTCCTCGACCGCCCGTGGCAGGAACGGCGCGAGTCCCTCGACCGGCTGCAACCCTCCGGCAGCGCGTGGCAGGTGTCGCCCGTCTACCCCGACGCGGCCTCGCTGCTGACCGCGACCCGGGAACAGGGACTGGAGGGGATCGTCGCGAAGCGCCGGACCTCCCCCTACCAGCCGGGGCGACGCAGTCCCGACTGGGTGAAGCACGCCCACCGCCGGCACCAGGCCTGCCTCGTCGTCGGGTGGCGACCCGTCGAGGGGGCGGGTTCCCGGATGGGCGGTCTGCTCCTCGCCGTCCCCGGGGCCGACGGGGCGCTCCGCTACGTCGGGCGGGCCGGCAGCGGACTCGGGGCGGGGATGGAGGAGGAGCTGCGGGAGGCACTCGCCGGGCACGAGCTCCCGCGACCCGTCGTCGACGTCCCGCGTCCCGATTCCGCGGGCGCACACTTCACCGCGCCCGTCGTCGTCGTCGAGGTGCGCCACCTCGGGGCGACCACCGGCGGGAGGCTGCGCCAGCCCACCCTGCGCGGGGTGCGCAGCGACCTCGAACCCTCCGACGTCCGGGAGGAACGGTGA
- a CDS encoding siderophore-interacting protein, translated as MSTVTDTAERTTQTQLRRASYALFRVRVSRVERLGESFVRLTMTSPDLGDFGAGGYDQRFKVLLLKQPFEAYDLPAEDWYTWWRGLDDDVRPVMRTYTVRAYRPASADAQAEIDVDFVLHGARDGHAGPASAWAAAATVGSEVVLVGPSSPGTGRMWGVEWAPPAEARTLLLAGDETAVPAVSAILERLPVGVKATVVLEVPRGGDLLDLRSPADLTVEWLPRNGSHAVGELLQARVEALASALVDEASRASAEDFTEVGLEGDDILWDVPENAEAVGPECLYAWLAGEAGVVRTLRRHLVRDVGVPRTSVAFMGYWREGRAESD; from the coding sequence ATGAGCACGGTGACCGACACGGCCGAACGGACGACGCAGACCCAGCTGAGGCGGGCGTCGTACGCGCTGTTCCGCGTCCGGGTCTCGCGCGTCGAGCGCCTCGGGGAGAGCTTCGTGCGCCTCACCATGACCTCGCCCGACCTCGGGGACTTCGGCGCCGGCGGGTACGACCAGCGCTTCAAGGTGCTGCTGCTGAAGCAGCCGTTCGAGGCCTACGACCTCCCGGCCGAGGACTGGTACACGTGGTGGCGCGGGCTCGACGACGACGTGCGCCCGGTGATGCGGACCTACACCGTGCGCGCGTACCGCCCCGCGAGCGCCGACGCGCAGGCCGAGATCGACGTCGACTTCGTGCTGCACGGCGCGCGGGACGGGCACGCCGGGCCGGCGTCGGCGTGGGCCGCGGCCGCCACGGTCGGCAGCGAGGTCGTCCTCGTCGGGCCGAGCAGTCCCGGGACCGGGCGCATGTGGGGAGTGGAGTGGGCCCCGCCCGCCGAGGCCCGCACGCTGCTGCTGGCCGGGGACGAGACGGCTGTTCCCGCGGTCTCGGCGATCCTGGAACGACTGCCCGTGGGCGTGAAGGCGACGGTGGTGCTCGAGGTGCCGCGCGGGGGCGACCTGCTGGACCTGCGCTCCCCCGCCGACCTCACCGTCGAGTGGCTGCCGCGCAACGGTTCCCACGCCGTGGGCGAACTGCTGCAGGCCCGGGTCGAGGCGCTCGCGTCGGCGTTGGTCGACGAGGCGTCGCGGGCGAGCGCGGAGGACTTCACCGAGGTCGGGCTCGAGGGGGACGACATCCTCTGGGACGTGCCCGAGAACGCCGAGGCCGTGGGCCCGGAGTGCCTCTACGCGTGGTTGGCTGGAGAGGCGGGCGTGGTCCGGACGTTGCGACGTCACCTCGTCCGCGACGTGGGGGTGCCGCGGACCTCCGTGGCCTTCATGGGCTACTGGCGCGAGGGTCGCGCCGAGTCGGACTGA
- a CDS encoding siderophore-interacting protein has protein sequence MRNPFRREKTGGRGQRLAVVQRTEQLAPHMVRVVFGGEDLSDFTVEHADSYVKLLFPVEGVGYDEPFDVARIREERPRTEWPVQRTYSVRSVVDGEVTIDFVVHGDEGFAGPWAARARPGDELWITGPGGAYTPSEGSAWHLLIGDASALPAISAALERVPAGATAVAVVEVPGPAEELELTSPGDLRLHWVHREEPDPEALVAFLGSLDLPTGVPQAFLHGEADSVRAVRRWARADLGVTRELLSASGYWRRGRTEEGWRSEKRDWAAAADSDDATAGV, from the coding sequence GTGCGCAACCCCTTCAGGCGCGAGAAGACCGGTGGCCGCGGGCAGCGGCTGGCCGTGGTCCAGCGCACCGAGCAGCTGGCCCCGCACATGGTGCGGGTCGTCTTCGGTGGCGAGGACCTCTCCGACTTCACCGTCGAGCACGCCGATTCCTACGTGAAGCTGCTCTTCCCGGTCGAGGGCGTCGGCTACGACGAACCGTTCGACGTCGCGAGGATCCGCGAGGAGCGACCCCGGACCGAGTGGCCCGTGCAGCGGACGTACTCGGTCCGCTCCGTCGTGGACGGCGAGGTGACCATCGACTTCGTCGTGCACGGGGACGAGGGGTTCGCCGGGCCGTGGGCGGCGCGGGCGCGGCCGGGCGACGAGTTGTGGATCACGGGTCCGGGCGGGGCGTACACCCCGTCGGAGGGTTCGGCGTGGCACCTGCTGATCGGCGACGCGAGCGCGCTGCCTGCCATCTCCGCCGCGCTGGAACGGGTTCCCGCCGGCGCCACCGCGGTGGCCGTCGTCGAGGTGCCCGGCCCCGCGGAGGAGCTGGAGCTGACCTCGCCGGGGGACCTGCGGCTGCACTGGGTGCACCGGGAGGAACCCGACCCGGAGGCCCTCGTCGCGTTCCTGGGTTCCCTCGACCTGCCGACCGGTGTGCCGCAGGCGTTCCTGCACGGGGAGGCCGACAGCGTGCGCGCCGTCCGCCGTTGGGCCCGCGCCGACCTCGGGGTCACCCGGGAACTGCTGTCGGCGTCCGGCTACTGGCGACGCGGGCGCACCGAGGAGGGCTGGCGCTCCGAGAAGCGCGACTGGGCCGCCGCGGCCGACTCCGACGACGCGACCGCCGGGGTCTGA
- a CDS encoding serine hydrolase domain-containing protein has protein sequence MPEPTTDRSTPPAGTGVPANRSSNPSARRLDEVSRTLDALVHDRGFPGALASIRDADGSVRNVAAGDGVPLDGQVRIGSNTKSFTAVALLQLVGEGTLDLDVPVGKYLPNLLCGKGIDGTRILVRHVLQQTSGLPDYMAAWAGDPASFRYRYADPRDLLDVALTMPALFEPGDRWSYSNTNYVVAGLLLQTITGRPWSEQVHRRVIAPLGLQRTYVPAAGELGLRGAHPQGFLRDGAGNLQDHTEFDPSIAWAAGAVIASLSDLNRFATGLLRGELLSPALLAEMQNTVPSDGFPGTGYGLGLARFPQADGSVAWGHGGDIFGAETRGWATADGRAATVAVTALPSDAAGLEAVMAAATTSFEAARS, from the coding sequence GTGCCAGAACCCACGACCGACCGCTCGACTCCCCCGGCTGGGACCGGTGTTCCTGCGAACCGGTCGTCGAACCCCTCGGCGAGACGTCTGGACGAGGTCTCCCGGACCCTGGACGCGCTGGTCCACGACCGCGGGTTCCCCGGTGCTCTCGCGAGCATCCGCGATGCCGACGGCTCGGTCCGCAACGTCGCCGCCGGGGACGGGGTCCCCCTCGACGGTCAGGTGCGCATCGGCAGCAACACCAAGTCGTTCACCGCGGTGGCCCTGCTCCAGCTGGTGGGGGAGGGAACCCTCGACCTCGATGTCCCGGTCGGGAAGTACCTCCCGAACTTGTTGTGCGGCAAGGGGATCGACGGTACGCGGATCCTGGTGCGCCACGTCCTCCAGCAGACCAGCGGCCTGCCGGACTACATGGCCGCGTGGGCCGGGGATCCTGCCTCGTTCCGCTACCGCTACGCCGACCCGCGGGACCTGCTGGACGTCGCCCTCACGATGCCGGCCCTGTTCGAGCCCGGTGACCGGTGGTCCTACTCGAACACGAACTACGTCGTCGCCGGTCTCCTGCTGCAGACGATCACCGGGCGTCCCTGGTCGGAACAGGTGCACCGACGCGTCATCGCGCCGCTCGGTCTGCAACGCACGTACGTGCCGGCTGCCGGGGAACTCGGTCTGCGCGGTGCCCATCCCCAGGGTTTCCTGCGCGACGGCGCCGGGAACCTGCAGGACCACACCGAGTTCGACCCGTCGATCGCCTGGGCGGCCGGTGCGGTCATCGCCTCCCTCAGTGACCTCAACCGGTTCGCGACGGGGCTGCTGCGCGGGGAACTGCTGTCCCCCGCCCTGCTGGCCGAGATGCAGAACACCGTTCCCTCCGACGGTTTCCCGGGTACCGGTTACGGGTTGGGGCTCGCGAGGTTCCCGCAGGCGGACGGGAGCGTCGCCTGGGGCCACGGCGGAGACATCTTCGGGGCTGAGACGCGAGGTTGGGCCACCGCGGACGGGAGGGCTGCCACCGTCGCGGTGACCGCCCTGCCGTCGGACGCGGCCGGTCTGGAGGCCGTCATGGCCGCCGCGACGACGAGCTTCGAGGCTGCCCGGTCCTGA
- a CDS encoding 3-methyladenine DNA glycosylase: MTTLSSPQWRSREAAHAQRAHRLTAAAVERRGRGEKHPVEDFLFTYYNWAPGKLARWHPGVGVVLEDAGERADWANYVRSGTGVAVDGPGLASARSATIRLARDVLAATRGRAPMLACFGLHEWAMVHRTRPEQVRHAGLPLRLGHDGTDDVVESHKIRCSHHDAFRFFTPSAVPLNELQPTRVDQAAQEQPGCLHATMDCYRWAMKLSPAVPGELLLDCFELARDVRILDMRASPYDVTSMGHEPVAIETPEGKAAYVRAQREFAERADPLRVRLIAVCDALLARAGSA, translated from the coding sequence GTGACCACTCTGTCGTCACCGCAGTGGCGTTCCCGCGAGGCCGCCCACGCGCAGCGCGCGCACCGGTTGACCGCTGCCGCGGTGGAGCGTCGCGGCCGGGGGGAGAAGCACCCGGTCGAGGACTTCCTCTTCACCTACTACAACTGGGCGCCCGGCAAGCTGGCCCGCTGGCACCCCGGGGTGGGGGTCGTCCTCGAGGACGCCGGGGAGCGCGCGGACTGGGCCAACTACGTCCGCTCCGGTACCGGGGTGGCCGTCGACGGGCCCGGACTGGCCTCGGCCCGCTCCGCGACGATCCGGCTGGCCCGCGACGTCCTGGCCGCGACCCGGGGCCGGGCGCCGATGCTCGCCTGCTTCGGGCTCCACGAGTGGGCCATGGTCCACCGGACCCGCCCCGAGCAGGTCCGGCACGCCGGCCTGCCGCTGCGCCTCGGGCACGACGGGACGGACGACGTCGTCGAGTCGCACAAGATCCGCTGCAGCCACCACGACGCCTTCCGGTTCTTCACCCCGAGCGCCGTCCCGCTCAACGAACTGCAGCCGACGCGGGTCGACCAGGCCGCGCAGGAACAGCCGGGCTGCCTGCACGCCACGATGGACTGCTACCGCTGGGCCATGAAGCTCTCGCCCGCGGTCCCGGGGGAGTTGCTGCTCGACTGCTTCGAACTCGCCCGTGACGTCCGGATCCTCGACATGCGGGCCTCGCCCTACGACGTCACCTCGATGGGTCACGAACCCGTGGCGATCGAGACCCCCGAGGGCAAGGCCGCCTACGTCCGCGCCCAGCGGGAGTTCGCCGAGCGGGCCGACCCGCTGCGGGTCCGGTTGATCGCCGTCTGCGACGCCCTGCTGGCTCGGGCGGGGTCGGCGTAG
- the ku gene encoding non-homologous end joining protein Ku, with protein sequence MARAIWKGAVSFGLVNVPVRLYAATGEHDIHFHQVHRSDGGRIRMKRTCSVCGEEVAYDEVAKGYESPDGKLVVLSDEDFSDLPVASGHEIDVLRFVPADQVDPILLSKPYYLEPESRAAKPYALLREALAETDRMAVVKVSLRQRESVAVLRVRDKAIVLQTLLWPDEVRAADFEVLETDVELRPQELRMAASLVESLAGDFHPEEFEDEYAAAVKTLIDTRLEDADAAPSAAAEEGSAASGTDGPRGGEVVDLLTALQRSVERARGGSSAEKPAEVEDEAPAARKTTARKTATKKAAPAKKTAAKRTAAGKSATKKASGPAKKTTTARKSA encoded by the coding sequence ATGGCCCGCGCCATCTGGAAGGGCGCCGTGTCCTTCGGTCTGGTCAACGTACCCGTGCGCCTCTACGCCGCCACCGGCGAACACGACATCCACTTCCACCAGGTCCACCGTAGCGATGGTGGCCGCATCCGGATGAAGCGGACGTGCTCGGTCTGTGGTGAGGAGGTCGCCTACGACGAGGTCGCGAAGGGCTACGAGAGCCCCGACGGCAAGCTCGTCGTGCTCAGCGACGAGGACTTCAGCGACCTCCCGGTGGCCAGCGGGCACGAGATCGACGTCCTCCGGTTCGTCCCGGCCGACCAGGTCGACCCGATCCTGCTGTCGAAGCCGTACTACCTCGAACCCGAGTCGCGGGCGGCGAAGCCGTACGCGCTGCTGCGCGAGGCGCTCGCCGAGACCGACCGGATGGCCGTCGTGAAGGTCTCGCTGCGCCAGCGCGAGTCCGTCGCCGTCCTGCGCGTGCGCGACAAGGCCATCGTGCTGCAGACCCTGCTCTGGCCCGACGAGGTCCGCGCCGCCGACTTCGAGGTGCTCGAGACGGACGTCGAGCTCCGTCCGCAGGAACTGCGGATGGCCGCCTCCCTGGTCGAGTCGCTCGCGGGCGACTTCCACCCCGAGGAGTTCGAGGACGAGTACGCGGCGGCCGTGAAGACGCTCATCGACACCCGCCTCGAGGACGCCGACGCCGCACCGTCCGCGGCGGCCGAGGAGGGCTCCGCCGCGTCCGGGACGGACGGTCCGCGTGGTGGCGAGGTCGTCGACCTGCTGACCGCCCTGCAGCGCAGCGTCGAACGTGCCCGCGGCGGCTCGTCGGCGGAGAAGCCCGCCGAGGTCGAGGACGAAGCGCCGGCCGCGAGGAAGACGACGGCGCGCAAGACGGCGACGAAGAAGGCCGCGCCGGCGAAGAAGACGGCGGCGAAGAGGACCGCCGCCGGGAAGAGCGCGACGAAGAAGGCGAGCGGACCCGCCAAGAAGACCACCACGGCGAGGAAGTCGGCCTGA
- a CDS encoding MFS transporter has product MVRRNLVVAAMLSATLMATIDASIVNVALPTLARDLDASASDTVWVTTAFLLAAACCIPATAALGDRVGRRRLFLVGLPVFAVASIACAAAPTLGLLVAARVVQGIGSSLILAVPIPTYRHVFPPERLGSALGLNAMTVALGTSAGPTLGGLLLSVAPWPWLFLVNVPIAAVSFVLGLRHLPRVPARPGRFDASGSVLIAAAISCFLLGIRGVGATSTLPLSVALLVLTVVLIGFFVRHEARSANPVIPLGLFTRPFSLAVLTAACSFFGQGTAFVALPFLFQESFGDSALRSALLFTPWPLVIVVVAPLSGRAADRVSPRLLALIGLVVLAGGLLSLALLPDGASTVDILVRTGVCGLGFAVFQSPNNRDMMAAAPLRLAGSAAGVLNLNRTVSQSTGSGAVGVLFVIAGVATGSAAAHTHAVSLVLTVGAVVTAVGAVLAAVRLRGV; this is encoded by the coding sequence GTGGTCCGGCGCAACCTGGTCGTGGCCGCCATGCTCTCGGCGACCCTCATGGCCACGATCGACGCCTCCATCGTCAACGTCGCACTGCCGACCCTGGCCCGTGATCTCGACGCCTCGGCGTCCGACACCGTCTGGGTCACGACCGCGTTCCTGCTCGCGGCGGCCTGCTGCATCCCGGCCACCGCGGCCCTCGGTGACCGGGTCGGGCGACGGCGGCTCTTCCTCGTCGGGCTGCCCGTCTTCGCCGTGGCCTCCATCGCCTGCGCAGCCGCGCCGACCCTCGGCCTGCTCGTCGCCGCCCGCGTCGTGCAGGGCATCGGGTCCTCGCTCATCCTCGCGGTGCCGATCCCGACCTACCGCCACGTGTTCCCGCCGGAACGGCTCGGCAGCGCGCTCGGCCTCAACGCCATGACCGTGGCCCTGGGGACCTCCGCCGGCCCGACGCTGGGGGGTCTGCTCCTGAGCGTCGCGCCCTGGCCGTGGCTGTTCCTCGTGAACGTCCCGATCGCCGCCGTGTCGTTCGTGCTGGGCCTGCGCCACCTGCCCCGCGTCCCGGCCCGGCCCGGCCGCTTCGACGCCTCCGGGTCCGTGCTGATCGCCGCGGCGATCTCCTGCTTCCTGCTCGGCATCCGGGGGGTGGGAGCGACCTCGACGTTGCCGCTGTCCGTGGCGCTGCTCGTGCTCACCGTCGTGCTGATCGGGTTCTTCGTCCGGCACGAGGCGCGGAGCGCGAACCCGGTCATCCCGCTGGGGTTGTTCACCCGGCCGTTCTCGCTCGCGGTGCTGACGGCCGCGTGCTCGTTCTTCGGGCAGGGCACCGCCTTCGTGGCGTTGCCGTTCCTGTTCCAGGAGTCCTTCGGGGACAGCGCGTTGCGCTCGGCCCTGCTGTTCACGCCCTGGCCCCTGGTCATCGTGGTGGTGGCCCCGTTGTCCGGACGGGCGGCGGACCGGGTCTCGCCGCGCCTGCTGGCCCTGATCGGCCTCGTCGTCCTCGCCGGCGGGTTGCTCTCCCTCGCCCTGCTGCCCGACGGTGCCTCGACGGTGGACATCCTGGTCCGCACCGGGGTGTGCGGTCTGGGGTTCGCGGTGTTCCAGTCGCCGAACAACCGGGACATGATGGCCGCCGCCCCGTTGCGCCTCGCCGGCTCGGCCGCGGGGGTGCTGAACCTGAACCGCACGGTGTCGCAGTCGACGGGTTCGGGCGCGGTCGGCGTCCTGTTCGTGATCGCCGGGGTCGCGACCGGGTCGGCCGCCGCCCACACCCACGCCGTCTCCCTCGTGCTCACCGTGGGTGCGGTCGTCACCGCCGTCGGGGCCGTGCTGGCGGCGGTGCGACTGCGGGGCGTCTGA
- a CDS encoding hybrid-cluster NAD(P)-dependent oxidoreductase, which produces MTVTDPLGVVAHPGQVGVWGDEEDLGELVCLGVRDITHDVKTFWFESAGGHVFHFDPGQFVTLHLDVDGRRVERSYTISSPPTRPHRLAITVKRKPGGLVSNFLHDTMVPGTRVMAAPPLGVFSVVRHPRTKYLFLSAGSGITPVMSMVRTLVDLGSDVDVLFVHSARTPADIVFRSEQWGMPTQFPAVNVVQVCSEDSPGQDWHGHRGHLDAALLEEIAPDLAEREVFVCGPEGYMATVREALRERGFDMAHHHEETFVFESLAPSSFVESVAEGVGDIGDFQPTPDDEPAATAFTVRMAKSGRSFPCGPDEFILDAAFRAGMSPPSSCSQGMCGTCKTVLLSGDVDMQHNGGIRPREIAAGKVLICCSRPLGDVSIDS; this is translated from the coding sequence ATGACCGTCACCGACCCCCTCGGGGTCGTCGCCCACCCCGGGCAGGTCGGGGTGTGGGGTGACGAGGAGGACCTCGGCGAACTCGTCTGCCTCGGGGTCCGCGACATCACCCACGACGTCAAGACGTTCTGGTTCGAGTCGGCCGGAGGGCACGTCTTCCACTTCGACCCGGGGCAGTTCGTCACCCTGCACCTCGACGTCGACGGCCGGCGGGTCGAGCGGTCGTACACGATCTCCTCGCCCCCCACCCGTCCGCACCGCCTCGCCATCACGGTCAAGCGGAAGCCGGGCGGTCTGGTGTCGAACTTCCTGCACGACACGATGGTCCCGGGCACCCGTGTCATGGCGGCGCCGCCGCTGGGGGTGTTCAGCGTCGTCCGGCACCCGCGGACGAAGTACCTCTTCCTGTCGGCGGGGTCCGGCATCACCCCCGTGATGTCCATGGTCCGCACGCTCGTCGACCTGGGCTCCGACGTCGACGTGCTCTTCGTGCACTCGGCGCGAACCCCCGCCGACATCGTCTTCCGCTCCGAGCAGTGGGGGATGCCCACCCAGTTCCCCGCCGTCAACGTCGTCCAGGTCTGCAGCGAGGACTCCCCGGGCCAGGACTGGCACGGGCACCGCGGCCACCTCGACGCGGCCCTGCTCGAGGAGATCGCCCCCGACCTGGCCGAGCGCGAGGTCTTCGTGTGCGGCCCGGAGGGCTACATGGCCACCGTGCGCGAGGCCCTGCGCGAGCGCGGTTTCGACATGGCCCACCACCACGAGGAGACCTTCGTCTTCGAGTCCCTCGCGCCGTCGTCGTTCGTGGAGTCCGTCGCCGAGGGCGTCGGTGACATCGGCGACTTCCAGCCCACCCCGGACGACGAGCCGGCGGCCACCGCGTTCACGGTCCGGATGGCGAAGTCCGGACGGAGCTTCCCCTGCGGCCCCGACGAGTTCATCCTCGACGCCGCGTTCCGGGCCGGGATGTCGCCGCCGAGTTCCTGCAGCCAGGGGATGTGCGGGACGTGCAAGACGGTCCTGCTCTCCGGCGACGTCGACATGCAGCACAACGGCGGCATCCGGCCCCGGGAGATCGCGGCCGGGAAGGTGCTCATCTGCTGCAGCAGACCGCTCGGGGACGTCTCGATCGACTCCTGA
- a CDS encoding aromatic ring-hydroxylating oxygenase subunit alpha produces the protein MTAQTVVAAPAEAIDDLVTRRVPGQSLEAPFYTSDEVYRRDLDVIFARNWIFVAAAAELPEPGDYVTVEVGAYSVIVVRDDDEQVRAFHNVCRHRGSRLLEERQGAVGNIVCPYHRWTYGVDGKLLFAESQPATFDKSCFSLRPVHVRNLSGLVFVCLADEAPEDFDAVAEILEPHLAPYALDTAKVVVTYDLAEAGNWKLVMENNRECYHCDGHPELITAYFPLFAYDPEDITPRLKPIFDRYTAAAEALEKVRAAHGLPLTDHRELDTRVVGFQLSHLPLDGEGKSFAPNGAAVCRKLMGSVQDAAFGDLSLHMQPNSWFHLLSDHAVVFSVLPTSTGTSVLRTTWLVHPDAVEGVDYDLDALTSVWRATNDQDRALVANTQRGCANPGYVPGPYSMVEDDVEAFVNWYVTRLREQIA, from the coding sequence ATGACCGCTCAGACCGTCGTCGCCGCGCCCGCGGAGGCGATCGACGACCTCGTCACCCGCCGCGTGCCGGGTCAGAGCCTGGAGGCCCCGTTCTACACCTCCGACGAGGTGTACCGGCGGGACCTGGATGTGATCTTCGCGAGGAACTGGATCTTCGTGGCGGCCGCGGCCGAGCTCCCCGAACCGGGCGACTACGTCACGGTCGAGGTCGGCGCGTACTCGGTCATCGTCGTGCGCGACGACGACGAGCAGGTCCGGGCGTTCCACAACGTCTGCCGGCACCGCGGTTCACGGCTGCTCGAGGAACGACAGGGCGCGGTCGGCAACATCGTCTGCCCGTACCACCGCTGGACGTACGGGGTCGACGGGAAGCTCCTGTTCGCCGAGTCCCAGCCGGCGACGTTCGACAAGAGCTGCTTCTCGCTGCGCCCGGTCCACGTCCGGAACCTGTCCGGGCTCGTGTTCGTCTGCCTCGCCGACGAGGCTCCGGAGGACTTCGACGCCGTCGCCGAGATCCTCGAACCCCACCTCGCGCCCTACGCGCTGGACACGGCGAAGGTCGTCGTCACCTACGACCTGGCCGAGGCCGGCAACTGGAAGCTGGTGATGGAGAACAACCGCGAGTGCTACCACTGCGACGGGCACCCGGAACTCATCACCGCCTACTTCCCGCTGTTCGCCTACGACCCTGAGGACATCACCCCGCGGCTGAAGCCGATCTTCGACCGTTACACCGCGGCGGCCGAGGCGCTGGAGAAGGTCCGGGCGGCGCACGGTCTGCCGCTGACGGACCACCGCGAGCTCGACACCCGCGTCGTCGGGTTCCAGCTCTCGCACCTGCCGCTCGACGGCGAGGGGAAGTCGTTCGCACCGAACGGGGCCGCGGTCTGCCGGAAGCTGATGGGCTCGGTCCAGGACGCGGCCTTCGGCGACCTGTCGCTGCACATGCAGCCGAACTCGTGGTTCCACCTGCTCTCCGACCACGCCGTCGTGTTCTCGGTGCTGCCGACCTCGACGGGGACCAGCGTCCTGCGCACGACGTGGCTGGTGCACCCGGACGCCGTCGAAGGGGTCGACTACGACCTCGACGCGCTGACGTCGGTGTGGCGGGCGACGAACGACCAGGACCGCGCGCTCGTCGCGAACACCCAGCGCGGCTGCGCGAACCCAGGGTACGTCCCGGGGCCGTACTCGATGGTCGAGGACGACGTCGAGGCGTTCGTGAACTGGTACGTCACGCGGCTGCGCGAGCAGATCGCATGA